The following proteins are co-located in the Halarcobacter sp. genome:
- a CDS encoding methyl-accepting chemotaxis protein, translating into MKSWSIGSKLNLLILVSSVVGLVIAFVMFSFYLGNVKVGVYKEATNDLNSIVKQKILAKEEICISNAVSIANDGKIVEALKNKDRDELVSIMQKLSKDFKDNTNFKNIKIHLHDNEGNSFLRSWKPEKYGDKLIDIREAISNVQKNKKAVVGTEIGVSNVNLVGVAPIVSNGEFVGSVEFKAGYNSIIKDVKKYYHSNVLMLLDKEKVQSDSILSKLKEVGKYSLNQKTYDEQFANYVSNLNLEDIEKNTYYVGDEYFITLAPIIDFSGDKIGYYVVGEEIKHIEELVAHSQSIIYMALVLIVVILLLISIIISIFSRKIIIKPLKELDNAITSINKNSDTSNRVDVKREDEIGKVAKNFNTYLEKIENGIKQDAKVIDEAIDIVHKAKEGFYTYDIKEIANSPQVEELKQKVNEMLKVTKDNLSIITNALIQYGNAHYDYSIDAKSSGNVGSLIKGTNALGTSVSELLSMVDNSSKRLSTNAEELASTSEQLSASSLQQAASLEETAAAIEEITSTITHNDEKTKKMLMISKEMEATSQEDDRLAHETGKSMEDINKATDDIVDAITIIDQIAFQTNILSLNAAVEAATAGEAGKGFAVVAQEVRNLASRSAEAAKEIKDLVIYAQEKTKSGKGTADKMVESFNFLSSKVSEVATLVGEVSAASNEQRQGMDQINDAINQLDKSTQENANASEAVSQKAMALSELSSQLVSIIERTSFDKSREKSVCDVNLVFDTTKLKLDHISFKENNFSKVGQGNTWKVKNHNECDLGKWIAEHSNEGFTKNQDWEALLKAHENVHNCVQKYIDVDSKDKKDAQLIGIAKNIEENTTEVFNYIDKIKEHKCDEMRLERARDSFKEEKDPQKYHDKVKKYKKVESLYDRKGVIKEKNSDDEWESF; encoded by the coding sequence ATGAAAAGTTGGAGTATTGGAAGCAAATTAAATCTGCTTATTTTAGTAAGTTCTGTTGTTGGGTTAGTTATTGCTTTTGTAATGTTTTCTTTTTACTTAGGAAATGTAAAAGTTGGAGTTTATAAAGAAGCAACAAATGATTTAAACTCAATTGTTAAACAAAAAATTTTAGCTAAAGAGGAGATATGTATATCAAATGCAGTATCAATTGCAAATGATGGAAAAATTGTTGAGGCTTTAAAAAATAAAGATAGAGATGAACTTGTTTCTATTATGCAAAAACTTTCAAAAGATTTTAAAGATAACACAAATTTTAAAAATATCAAAATTCATCTTCATGATAATGAAGGAAACTCTTTTTTAAGATCATGGAAACCTGAAAAATATGGTGATAAACTTATTGATATCAGAGAAGCAATTTCAAATGTACAGAAAAATAAAAAAGCAGTAGTTGGAACAGAAATAGGTGTTTCAAATGTAAACTTAGTAGGAGTTGCTCCAATAGTTAGTAATGGTGAATTTGTAGGGAGTGTAGAGTTTAAAGCTGGATACAATTCTATTATAAAAGATGTCAAAAAATATTATCATTCTAATGTATTAATGTTATTAGATAAAGAAAAAGTTCAAAGTGATTCTATCTTATCAAAATTAAAAGAGGTGGGAAAATATTCTTTAAATCAAAAAACATATGATGAGCAATTTGCAAATTATGTTTCTAATTTAAATCTTGAAGATATTGAGAAAAACACTTATTATGTTGGTGATGAATATTTTATTACATTAGCACCGATAATAGATTTTTCTGGAGATAAAATTGGTTATTATGTAGTTGGTGAAGAGATTAAACATATAGAAGAGTTAGTGGCTCATTCACAATCTATTATATACATGGCTTTAGTACTTATTGTTGTAATTTTGCTTTTAATAAGTATTATTATCTCTATTTTCTCAAGAAAAATTATTATAAAACCACTAAAAGAATTAGACAATGCTATCACTTCAATTAATAAAAACTCAGACACTTCAAATAGAGTAGATGTTAAAAGAGAAGATGAGATTGGAAAAGTTGCAAAAAACTTTAATACCTATTTAGAAAAAATTGAAAATGGAATAAAACAAGATGCTAAAGTTATAGATGAAGCAATTGATATTGTTCATAAAGCTAAAGAGGGATTTTATACTTATGATATTAAAGAGATTGCAAACTCTCCACAAGTTGAAGAATTAAAACAAAAAGTAAATGAGATGTTAAAAGTTACTAAAGATAATTTATCTATTATAACTAATGCTTTAATTCAATATGGTAATGCTCATTATGATTATTCAATAGATGCAAAAAGTTCAGGAAATGTTGGCTCTTTAATAAAAGGAACAAATGCATTAGGAACATCAGTATCAGAACTTTTAAGTATGGTTGATAATTCAAGTAAAAGATTATCTACAAATGCCGAAGAATTAGCATCAACTTCTGAACAACTATCAGCATCATCTTTACAACAAGCAGCATCTTTAGAAGAAACAGCTGCAGCTATTGAAGAGATTACATCAACTATTACTCACAATGATGAAAAAACTAAAAAAATGTTAATGATTTCAAAAGAGATGGAAGCTACAAGTCAAGAGGATGATAGATTAGCTCATGAAACTGGAAAATCAATGGAAGATATCAATAAAGCAACAGATGATATAGTAGATGCAATTACTATTATTGACCAAATTGCTTTCCAAACAAATATTCTTTCACTTAATGCAGCAGTAGAAGCTGCAACAGCAGGTGAAGCTGGTAAAGGTTTTGCAGTTGTTGCTCAAGAGGTTAGAAATCTTGCAAGTAGAAGTGCTGAAGCAGCAAAAGAGATAAAAGATTTAGTTATTTATGCCCAAGAAAAAACAAAAAGTGGTAAAGGTACAGCTGATAAAATGGTAGAAAGTTTTAACTTTTTAAGTTCAAAAGTTTCAGAAGTTGCTACATTAGTTGGTGAAGTATCTGCTGCATCAAATGAACAAAGACAAGGGATGGATCAAATTAATGATGCAATAAATCAATTAGATAAATCTACTCAGGAGAATGCAAATGCATCAGAAGCAGTATCTCAAAAAGCTATGGCATTAAGTGAGTTATCTTCACAATTAGTTTCTATTATAGAAAGAACAAGTTTTGATAAGTCAAGGGAAAAGTCAGTATGTGATGTAAATCTTGTATTTGATACAACTAAATTAAAACTTGACCATATTTCATTTAAAGAAAACAACTTTAGTAAAGTAGGACAAGGAAATACTTGGAAAGTAAAAAATCATAATGAATGTGACTTAGGTAAATGGATAGCTGAACATTCAAACGAAGGATTTACTAAAAACCAAGATTGGGAAGCTTTATTAAAAGCTCATGAAAATGTTCATAATTGTGTACAAAAATATATAGATGTAGATTCAAAAGATAAAAAAGATGCTCAGTTAATAGGTATCGCAAAAAATATTGAAGAAAATACAACAGAAGTATTCAATTATATTGATAAAATAAAAGAGCATAAATGTGATGAGATGAGACTAGAAAGAGCTCGTGACTCTTTTAAGGAAGAAAAAGACCCTCAAAAATATCACGATAAAGTAAAAAAATATAAAAAAGTTGAATCTTTATATGATAGAAAGGGTGTTATAAAAGAGAAAAATAGCGATGATGAATGGGAAAGTTTTTAG
- a CDS encoding ATP-dependent helicase produces MPLSNLNEDQLSAATCPTGYNLIIASAGTGKTSTIVGRIANLINNGVKPEEILLLTFTNKAAAEMVQRVAKFFGKEIAQKIMAGTFHSVSYKLLKQLNINITLKQPNELKTLFKSLYEKRVFYDRSDDANPYDGGYLYDMYSLYLNSNDGETFEKWVLNKNPDHELYTAIYEDVVLEFNELKIKYGYANFDDLLTIMLDTLKENEFAFKEILVDEYQDTNPLQGRLLDGFKPKSLFCVGDYDQSIYAFNGSDIGIISTFSQRYKDAEVFTLRKNYRSSKPILDLATKVIEHNERIYEKQLQVMRNDINIAPKLLAFTELFQQYHHISDLISKSGTPHNEIAIIFRNNSSADGIEANLREYGIPAKRKGGMSFFDSVEVKFVIDMLVMQLSHNDMMAFIHVLEHGKGIGKAIAKDIFDALIKLGDGDLFKGLFYPREDINNPFETNKVKNIQLGLFDDFLELGSVSKFKDCGFEDSFLGNPLLKHPKLSVDGAKYIYDFYLLVKQLRRVKNPETMVSNIIGSMMYSKIKDFLATKRATQKDGTINPTQKAKGLAKINRKGMLLRNLSRNFQDLSKFVNSMILGGGEMSEGEGVNLLSVHASKGLEFKEVFVIDLMDGRFPNRKLMSKGGSLEEERRLFYVAVTRAKDVLYLSYAKFDKIKKIDFIHSPFLKEAGLIKTDEEN; encoded by the coding sequence ATGCCATTATCAAATCTAAATGAAGACCAGCTAAGTGCTGCTACCTGTCCTACGGGATATAATCTTATTATTGCTAGTGCTGGAACTGGAAAAACTTCTACAATTGTAGGACGAATTGCAAATCTTATTAACAACGGGGTAAAACCTGAAGAGATATTATTATTAACTTTTACAAATAAAGCTGCTGCAGAAATGGTTCAAAGGGTTGCTAAATTTTTTGGAAAAGAGATAGCCCAAAAAATTATGGCTGGCACTTTTCACTCTGTTTCATATAAATTATTAAAACAATTAAATATAAATATTACATTAAAACAACCAAATGAATTAAAAACACTTTTTAAATCATTATACGAAAAAAGAGTCTTTTATGATAGAAGTGACGATGCAAATCCATATGATGGTGGATATTTATATGATATGTATTCTTTATATCTAAACTCAAATGATGGAGAAACATTTGAGAAGTGGGTATTAAATAAAAATCCAGACCATGAACTTTATACAGCAATTTATGAAGATGTAGTTTTAGAATTTAATGAATTAAAAATAAAATATGGTTATGCAAACTTTGACGATTTATTAACAATAATGCTTGATACATTAAAAGAAAATGAATTTGCTTTTAAAGAGATACTTGTTGATGAATATCAAGATACAAATCCTTTACAAGGAAGATTATTAGATGGGTTTAAACCAAAATCTCTTTTTTGTGTAGGTGACTATGACCAAAGTATTTATGCATTTAATGGCTCTGACATAGGTATTATTTCAACATTTTCACAAAGATATAAAGATGCTGAAGTTTTTACTCTTAGAAAAAATTACCGATCAAGCAAACCTATTTTAGATTTAGCAACAAAAGTAATAGAACATAATGAAAGAATATATGAAAAACAACTTCAAGTGATGCGTAATGATATAAATATTGCACCAAAACTTTTAGCTTTCACAGAATTGTTTCAACAATATCATCATATCTCAGATTTAATTTCAAAAAGTGGAACACCACATAATGAGATTGCAATTATATTTAGAAATAATTCAAGTGCAGATGGTATAGAAGCAAACTTAAGAGAGTATGGAATTCCTGCAAAAAGAAAAGGTGGAATGTCATTTTTTGATTCGGTTGAGGTTAAATTTGTAATTGACATGTTAGTTATGCAATTATCACATAACGATATGATGGCTTTTATACACGTATTAGAACACGGTAAAGGGATAGGAAAAGCTATTGCAAAAGATATCTTTGATGCTTTAATTAAACTTGGAGATGGAGATTTATTTAAAGGTTTGTTTTATCCAAGGGAAGATATAAATAATCCTTTTGAAACAAATAAAGTAAAAAACATACAACTTGGACTTTTCGACGATTTTTTAGAATTGGGTTCAGTGTCTAAATTCAAAGATTGTGGTTTTGAGGATAGTTTTTTAGGTAATCCATTATTGAAACATCCTAAATTGTCTGTTGATGGAGCAAAATATATTTATGATTTTTATCTTTTAGTAAAACAATTAAGAAGAGTCAAAAATCCTGAAACAATGGTTTCTAATATTATTGGTTCAATGATGTATTCAAAAATAAAAGATTTCTTAGCTACGAAAAGAGCAACACAAAAAGATGGAACAATCAATCCAACTCAAAAAGCTAAAGGTTTAGCAAAAATAAATAGAAAAGGGATGCTTTTAAGAAATCTTTCACGTAACTTTCAAGACCTTTCAAAATTTGTAAACTCTATGATTTTAGGTGGTGGAGAGATGAGTGAAGGGGAGGGTGTTAACTTACTTTCAGTTCATGCAAGTAAAGGTTTAGAGTTTAAAGAAGTATTTGTAATAGACCTTATGGATGGAAGATTCCCAAACAGAAAACTTATGAGCAAAGGTGGAAGCTTAGAAGAGGAAAGAAGACTTTTTTATGTTGCTGTTACAAGAGCAAAAGATGTACTCTATCTTAGCTATGCAAAGTTTGACAAAATAAAAAAGATTGACTTTATCCATTCTCCATTTTTAAAAGAAGCTGGACTTATTAAAACAGATGAGGAAAATTAA
- a CDS encoding Hint domain-containing protein, whose protein sequence is MLRLILTLLLSVVFFSGCFEYAATMAYNPPAKVNLKDDEVKITHKQEYDKLIKERDRTKKYIDDLEVQKMDAHNEIMNVLKGSALHDNNMGAGDGRAPIGGSMSNYHSPEAAIKHNQQTYDITCNEIVKQRKKLNKIYDKLSQLEEENKKSCFPKDTKILTSSKHLKDISDIKIGDEVLVYDIAKDRLVSSKVKDKYIDTNNHYYKINENVEATAFERFLTQDGWKITRELVKGDTIFNGNSYTKIETISKINKDLQVYNLHIDSSHNFFVSKDGKDFYLVHNTSGGGSSGSGGGK, encoded by the coding sequence ATGTTACGATTAATTTTAACTCTTCTTTTAAGTGTTGTTTTTTTTAGTGGATGTTTTGAATATGCTGCAACAATGGCTTATAATCCACCTGCAAAAGTGAACTTAAAAGATGATGAGGTAAAGATTACTCATAAACAAGAGTATGATAAGTTAATAAAAGAAAGAGATCGTACTAAAAAGTATATTGATGATTTAGAAGTGCAAAAAATGGATGCGCACAATGAGATTATGAATGTACTAAAAGGTTCAGCATTGCATGATAATAATATGGGTGCAGGAGATGGTCGAGCTCCAATAGGTGGATCAATGAGTAATTATCATAGTCCAGAGGCTGCTATAAAACACAATCAACAAACATACGATATTACTTGCAATGAGATAGTAAAACAAAGAAAAAAATTAAATAAAATTTATGATAAATTATCTCAGCTTGAAGAAGAAAATAAAAAAAGTTGTTTTCCAAAAGATACAAAAATTTTAACTTCTAGCAAACACTTGAAAGATATATCTGATATCAAAATTGGGGATGAGGTGTTAGTTTATGATATTGCAAAAGATAGATTAGTATCTTCAAAAGTAAAAGATAAATATATAGATACAAACAATCACTACTACAAAATAAATGAAAATGTAGAAGCAACTGCATTTGAAAGATTTTTAACTCAAGATGGCTGGAAAATTACAAGAGAACTAGTGAAAGGGGATACAATTTTTAATGGGAATAGTTACACTAAAATTGAAACTATCTCAAAAATAAATAAAGATCTTCAAGTTTATAATTTACATATAGATTCAAGCCATAATTTTTTTGTTTCAAAAGATGGAAAAGATTTTTATTTAGTTCATAACACTAGTGGTGGTGGAAGCAGTGGAAGTGGAGGTGGAAAATGA
- a CDS encoding SEL1-like repeat protein — protein MKTLKYIVIAVLIAIFSTGCMDTVKKEYYDAEADRYYYENKNYQEAAQNYKEAAQNGSSYAYYSLYEIYKYGKNGVSPNEEYADRMLKKAVEMKDYRAEYIYAMRFLYSVTPDYQKGIDLLESSAKKEYPYAYLELGYVYLYGLGVPSNRVKAIEYFRLANSFGLKTPNIDNLTLVATNKYSDLDKETIIELQKNLKKLGFYNSTIDGISGPMTRKAISDFQIYYGYEVSGRVSQEILNQTVRELQK, from the coding sequence ATGAAAACTTTAAAATATATAGTAATAGCAGTATTAATAGCTATATTTTCTACTGGATGTATGGATACTGTAAAAAAAGAGTATTATGATGCTGAAGCAGATAGATATTATTATGAAAATAAAAACTATCAAGAAGCAGCACAAAACTACAAAGAAGCAGCACAAAATGGAAGTTCATACGCTTATTATAGTTTATATGAAATATATAAATATGGTAAAAATGGTGTAAGCCCAAATGAAGAGTATGCAGATAGGATGTTAAAAAAAGCAGTTGAGATGAAAGATTACAGGGCTGAATATATATATGCAATGAGATTTTTATATTCAGTAACTCCAGATTATCAAAAAGGGATTGACCTATTGGAATCTTCTGCAAAAAAAGAATACCCATACGCATATTTAGAGTTAGGTTATGTATATCTATATGGATTAGGAGTTCCTAGCAATAGAGTTAAAGCAATAGAGTATTTTAGATTAGCTAATTCTTTTGGGCTTAAAACTCCTAATATAGATAATCTGACTTTAGTGGCTACTAATAAATATTCTGACCTTGATAAAGAAACAATTATTGAGTTACAAAAGAACCTTAAAAAACTTGGATTTTATAACTCTACAATTGATGGTATAAGTGGACCTATGACTAGAAAAGCAATATCAGATTTCCAGATATATTATGGTTATGAAGTTTCAGGAAGAGTCTCTCAAGAGATTTTAAACCAAACAGTAAGAGAACTTCAAAAATAG
- a CDS encoding valine--tRNA ligase, translated as MSNKYEPSKVEDKYYKIWEDRGYFEIDGNKSIQEEDKNFAIMMPPPNVTGSLHIGHALTFTLQDIITRFKRMDGYKTLWQPGTDHAGIATQNIVEKQLLAEGTTKEELGREKFLERAWLQKEQSGGNIVHQMRKLGVSPAWSRERFTMDDGLKEAVKEAFVHLYNEGMIVQNNYMVNWCTHDGALSDIEVEHEEVNGKFYHMNYHFADGSGYVTVATTRPETYFGDTAIMVHPDDERYTTIVGKEVVLPLTDRKIKIITDEHVDMDFGTGVVKVTPAHDQNDYEVGKRHDLEFITCFDEQGILNEYCGEFAGLERLEARKPIVDKLREEGFIVKIEDHVHQVGHCYRCKNIVEPYISKQWFVRSEVAKNSIEKTYAGESKFHPPHWINSYRAWMDELRDWCISRQLWWGHRIPVFTCDDCGHQWADKADKPDACPKCASKKYTQDPDVLDTWFSSGLWAFSPLGWGNNGNMEDTFNEDDLKQFYPNSLLITGFDIMFFWVARMMMLGEHFMGELPFKDIYMHALVRDEHGAKMSKSKGNVIDPLDMVEEHSADIIRFTLAFLAVQGRDIKLGAKNLEQFRNFTNKLYNASNFLSMNVEVFPDLKDIEVKTPLGLYMQSRLSTAVDEVRETLETYKFNEAASILYRFVWTEFCDWGIEYSKASKDSIIELGAVFKETLKMISPFMPFISDFLYHKLSGTSLEEGDSVMIMNFPKNIKKDENIENMFAIIEEAITAIRRAKVVIDMGNSKIAKAYVKLDSSIDTEVAKPFIEKLAKVENIEFVDTKQENSITDVSDNLEVYIPTGEIDMTPIINKLTKQKEKLEKEIGKLTGMLSNEKFVANAPAKVIEENKAGLASAEEKLAKVEAELKSLS; from the coding sequence ATGAGTAATAAGTATGAACCATCAAAAGTGGAAGATAAATATTATAAGATTTGGGAAGACAGAGGTTATTTTGAGATAGATGGAAATAAATCTATCCAAGAAGAAGATAAGAACTTTGCTATTATGATGCCTCCTCCAAATGTTACAGGAAGTCTGCATATTGGGCACGCTTTAACATTTACTCTTCAAGATATAATCACTAGATTTAAAAGAATGGATGGGTATAAAACTTTATGGCAACCAGGAACAGACCATGCAGGTATTGCTACACAGAATATTGTTGAAAAACAATTATTAGCAGAAGGTACTACAAAAGAGGAATTAGGTAGAGAAAAATTCCTTGAAAGAGCATGGTTACAAAAAGAGCAATCTGGTGGAAATATTGTTCATCAAATGAGAAAATTAGGTGTTTCTCCTGCATGGTCACGTGAGCGGTTTACTATGGATGATGGACTAAAAGAGGCTGTAAAAGAGGCTTTTGTTCATTTATATAATGAAGGTATGATTGTTCAAAACAATTATATGGTTAACTGGTGTACACATGATGGTGCACTTTCAGATATCGAAGTTGAACATGAAGAGGTAAATGGTAAGTTTTACCATATGAATTATCATTTTGCTGATGGTTCTGGATATGTAACAGTTGCAACAACTAGACCTGAAACTTATTTTGGGGATACAGCTATTATGGTTCACCCTGATGATGAAAGATATACTACAATTGTTGGTAAAGAGGTTGTTTTACCACTTACTGATAGAAAAATCAAAATTATTACAGATGAGCATGTTGATATGGATTTTGGGACAGGTGTTGTAAAAGTAACTCCAGCTCACGACCAAAATGACTACGAAGTAGGGAAAAGACACGATTTAGAGTTTATTACATGTTTTGATGAACAAGGTATTTTAAATGAATATTGTGGAGAGTTTGCAGGACTAGAAAGACTTGAAGCTAGAAAACCTATTGTTGATAAGTTAAGAGAAGAGGGTTTTATTGTAAAAATTGAAGATCATGTACATCAAGTTGGACATTGTTATAGATGTAAAAATATTGTGGAACCTTATATCTCTAAGCAATGGTTTGTAAGAAGTGAAGTTGCTAAAAATTCAATTGAAAAAACATATGCTGGTGAGTCAAAATTTCATCCACCACATTGGATTAACTCTTATAGAGCTTGGATGGATGAATTAAGAGATTGGTGTATCTCTAGACAACTTTGGTGGGGACATAGAATTCCTGTATTTACTTGTGATGATTGTGGACACCAATGGGCAGATAAAGCTGATAAACCAGATGCTTGTCCAAAATGTGCTTCTAAAAAATATACTCAAGACCCAGATGTTTTAGATACTTGGTTTTCATCTGGTCTTTGGGCATTTTCACCACTTGGTTGGGGAAACAATGGAAATATGGAAGATACATTTAATGAAGATGATTTAAAACAATTCTATCCAAATTCATTACTTATTACTGGATTTGATATTATGTTTTTCTGGGTTGCTAGAATGATGATGTTAGGTGAACATTTTATGGGAGAATTACCATTTAAAGATATTTATATGCATGCGTTAGTTAGAGATGAACATGGTGCAAAAATGTCAAAGTCAAAAGGTAATGTTATCGATCCACTTGATATGGTTGAAGAGCATAGTGCTGATATTATTAGATTTACACTTGCGTTCTTAGCAGTTCAAGGAAGAGATATTAAACTTGGAGCAAAAAATCTAGAGCAATTTAGAAACTTCACAAACAAACTTTACAATGCATCAAACTTTTTAAGTATGAATGTTGAAGTTTTCCCTGATTTAAAAGATATTGAGGTTAAAACTCCACTTGGACTTTATATGCAAAGTAGGCTTTCTACAGCTGTAGATGAAGTTAGAGAAACTTTAGAAACATATAAATTTAATGAAGCTGCATCTATTCTTTACAGATTTGTTTGGACTGAGTTTTGTGATTGGGGTATTGAGTATTCTAAAGCATCAAAAGATTCTATTATTGAACTTGGAGCTGTATTTAAAGAAACATTAAAAATGATATCTCCATTTATGCCATTTATTTCAGATTTCCTATATCATAAGTTAAGTGGTACCTCTTTAGAAGAGGGTGATTCAGTTATGATTATGAACTTCCCTAAAAATATTAAAAAAGATGAAAATATTGAAAATATGTTTGCAATTATTGAAGAGGCAATTACAGCTATTAGAAGAGCAAAAGTTGTTATTGATATGGGTAATAGTAAAATAGCTAAAGCTTATGTAAAACTTGATTCTTCTATTGATACAGAAGTTGCTAAACCATTTATTGAAAAGCTTGCAAAAGTTGAAAATATTGAGTTTGTAGATACTAAACAAGAAAATTCTATTACAGATGTAAGTGATAACTTAGAGGTTTATATCCCAACAGGTGAAATTGATATGACACCTATTATAAATAAATTAACTAAACAAAAAGAAAAATTAGAAAAAGAGATAGGAAAACTTACAGGAATGTTGTCAAATGAAAAATTTGTAGCTAATGCACCTGCAAAAGTTATTGAAGAAAATAAAGCTGGTTTAGCTTCAGCTGAAGAGAAACTTGCAAAAGTAGAAGCAGAACTTAAATCATTAAGTTAA
- the metA gene encoding homoserine O-succinyltransferase produces MPIVIPKKLPAVKILQKENIFVMNDKKAMKQDIRPLKILILNLMPNKVETETQLLRLLGNTPLQTEVTLIKTATYQSKNTAEDHLESFYKTFDEVKNHNFDGLIITGAPIETMPFEEVSYWEELKKIMEYSKSNITSTLYICWGSQAGLYHHYGIQKYEKDKKIFGVFEHDLFNKTNPLLRGFDDEAYIPHSRYTTVLKEDIDKISDLELLLYSENSGVCLVASKDRRHVFMSGHVEYDFNSLQKEYFRDIEKGLDTEIPKNYFKNNDPKQEPKVKWRSTAHLLFANWLNYFVYQETPFELK; encoded by the coding sequence ATGCCAATTGTTATACCAAAAAAATTACCTGCTGTTAAAATATTACAAAAAGAAAATATTTTTGTTATGAATGACAAAAAAGCTATGAAGCAGGATATTAGACCACTTAAAATACTTATATTAAATTTAATGCCAAATAAAGTTGAAACAGAAACTCAATTATTAAGACTTTTAGGAAACACTCCATTACAAACAGAAGTTACTTTGATAAAAACAGCTACGTACCAGTCAAAAAATACTGCAGAAGACCATCTTGAAAGTTTTTATAAAACCTTTGATGAAGTAAAGAATCATAACTTTGATGGACTTATTATAACTGGTGCACCCATTGAAACAATGCCATTTGAAGAGGTTTCTTATTGGGAAGAATTAAAAAAGATTATGGAATACTCAAAATCAAATATCACTTCAACTTTATATATTTGTTGGGGTTCACAAGCGGGACTTTACCATCATTATGGGATACAAAAATATGAAAAAGATAAAAAAATATTTGGTGTATTTGAACATGATTTATTTAATAAAACAAACCCTTTATTAAGAGGTTTTGATGATGAAGCATATATCCCACACTCAAGATATACTACAGTTTTAAAAGAAGATATTGATAAAATTTCGGATCTTGAACTTTTACTATATTCTGAAAATTCAGGAGTCTGTTTAGTAGCTTCAAAAGATAGAAGACATGTATTTATGAGTGGTCATGTAGAATATGATTTTAATTCTTTACAAAAAGAGTATTTTAGAGATATTGAAAAGGGTTTAGATACAGAGATTCCAAAAAACTATTTTAAAAATAATGACCCAAAACAAGAGCCTAAAGTTAAATGGCGTTCTACTGCACACTTATTATTTGCAAATTGGTTGAACTATTTTGTTTACCAAGAAACACCTTTTGAATTAAAATAG